The Methanolacinia petrolearia DSM 11571 genome has a segment encoding these proteins:
- a CDS encoding potassium channel family protein, which yields MKRNRIIRRLNHLLFRDRLNFYIELLIFQVIFYSILLYYAIPYLEGTKLTLPESVLFVMQTMTTVGYDLLTFFPTENPLTIIIIIIIMSTGVFTVLMIIPAAMAPLIQEVFRPQPPAAVSEKISGHVIITGYDELVKSLIESLLVSSLRVVLVEEDENKAFAAMNDFSKFKKEIYVISGSYDENETWTGADIATAAKIIICEQEYISSKIILGIRDRTTAEITAVVDRLLYGRYLLYAGADHIISPKDVTGRILARHASLTPEVDIIYEATKGNRIRRAEVSENSLKFVYITVSEGCGIIGRTLDELNLYENYGVEPIFIMKKGHFYFEKGENVSIDRSTTIFLLGRTDSITKLFENELKCAVREEKLAVISGYGDLGRVVESELEKAGVQPLVIDPNIDEITGIKGDAQEESVLKAAHIDKAEACITAADDDDVNIFTTLIARNLNPGLHILSRANKSSSVEKLYRAGADYVALLPTLGGQIIAATVLQDIVSILLDLPKNMKVVMKHITEDISMSVGECERMTGAKIIGIEGPNHTLIRPPPETNLENGDSVIAFGDFHALKKLIKLLSGEKYGNIMRRL from the coding sequence ATGAAAAGAAACCGGATTATCAGGCGTCTTAATCATCTCTTATTCCGGGACAGGCTCAATTTTTACATTGAACTGCTGATATTCCAGGTTATCTTCTATTCGATTCTGCTCTATTATGCCATACCTTATCTCGAGGGAACAAAACTGACCCTTCCGGAATCGGTTCTCTTCGTAATGCAGACAATGACGACGGTCGGCTATGACCTGCTTACGTTCTTCCCTACGGAAAATCCGCTGACTATTATAATAATTATAATAATTATGTCAACAGGTGTATTCACCGTTTTAATGATCATTCCTGCAGCAATGGCACCGTTAATCCAGGAGGTTTTCAGGCCGCAGCCTCCCGCAGCGGTTTCTGAAAAGATCAGCGGCCATGTCATAATCACCGGTTATGATGAACTTGTAAAATCATTGATCGAAAGCCTTCTTGTATCAAGCCTCAGGGTGGTCCTGGTCGAAGAGGATGAAAATAAGGCATTTGCTGCGATGAACGATTTTTCAAAATTTAAAAAGGAAATATATGTCATCAGCGGATCGTATGATGAAAACGAGACCTGGACCGGGGCGGATATCGCAACTGCAGCCAAAATAATCATTTGCGAACAGGAGTATATATCATCAAAGATTATTCTCGGGATCCGCGACAGGACCACTGCAGAGATCACCGCCGTCGTCGACAGGCTGTTATACGGAAGGTATCTCCTCTACGCGGGTGCCGATCATATAATCTCTCCAAAGGATGTAACCGGAAGAATTCTTGCAAGGCATGCTTCGCTGACGCCGGAAGTAGACATCATATACGAAGCCACAAAGGGAAACAGGATACGACGAGCCGAAGTCAGTGAAAATTCCCTTAAATTCGTATATATCACCGTCTCGGAGGGATGCGGGATCATCGGCAGGACTCTCGACGAACTGAACCTTTATGAAAATTACGGGGTCGAACCGATCTTCATAATGAAGAAAGGACATTTCTACTTTGAAAAAGGCGAAAATGTCTCGATCGACCGTTCGACGACGATCTTTCTGCTCGGACGCACCGACTCGATAACAAAGCTATTTGAAAATGAACTCAAATGTGCAGTCAGGGAGGAAAAACTCGCAGTCATATCGGGTTACGGCGATCTCGGACGGGTCGTTGAGAGCGAACTTGAAAAGGCCGGTGTCCAGCCGCTTGTAATTGATCCCAATATCGATGAAATTACCGGGATTAAGGGGGATGCACAGGAAGAGTCGGTTCTAAAGGCCGCACATATAGACAAGGCGGAAGCATGCATAACGGCAGCGGACGACGACGATGTCAACATATTCACGACGCTGATTGCAAGAAACCTGAACCCCGGGCTTCACATACTCTCAAGAGCGAATAAATCCTCATCCGTCGAGAAGCTCTATCGTGCCGGGGCCGATTACGTCGCCCTTCTGCCAACATTGGGAGGGCAGATAATCGCTGCAACAGTTCTCCAGGATATCGTATCGATTCTTCTCGACCTCCCGAAAAACATGAAGGTCGTAATGAAGCATATAACCGAAGATATTTCGATGTCTGTTGGAGAATGCGAAAGGATGACCGGGGCGAAGATCATCGGGATCGAAGGGCCAAACCACACGCTTATCAGACCTCCTCCTGAGACAAATCTTGAAAACGGGGACTCTGTTATCGCATTTGGGGATTTTCATGCACTGAAAAAACTCATAAAACTACTATCTGGTGAAAAATATGGAAATATTATGCGAAGGCTGTGA
- a CDS encoding glucose-6-phosphate isomerase family protein codes for MNKFWEGCLPAPAIRTINDMQPVLAVPGAYPNNNLYFMYRDLSKSDSDKKWLSAHLLRFDLTRIPPGTISGEFAKTKGHYHPEAPDGRGYPELYQVIHGSAHYLLQKEDLSDIVAIEAGEGDVVLIPPGYGHVTINPSSEELLMSNIVSDAFSSIYGHYEEKQGATYYEFEKEGWRANPSYGDINKIRVVKPKDLNCIGIPAKTSIYDLVGDDEKLAFLNKPSLLDDFDITP; via the coding sequence ATGAATAAATTCTGGGAGGGCTGCCTTCCGGCACCGGCCATAAGAACAATAAATGATATGCAGCCCGTTCTTGCTGTTCCCGGCGCATATCCCAACAATAATCTCTATTTTATGTACAGGGACCTCTCGAAAAGCGATAGCGATAAAAAATGGCTTTCTGCGCATTTGTTAAGGTTTGACTTAACGAGGATTCCGCCGGGAACCATTTCCGGAGAATTTGCCAAGACAAAGGGCCATTATCATCCTGAAGCGCCGGACGGGAGAGGATACCCTGAGCTGTACCAGGTTATTCATGGAAGTGCTCATTATCTCTTGCAGAAGGAAGATCTCTCGGATATTGTGGCAATAGAGGCTGGTGAGGGTGACGTAGTCCTGATTCCTCCGGGGTATGGTCATGTTACGATAAATCCGTCTTCCGAAGAGCTGTTGATGTCGAATATAGTATCCGATGCATTTTCAAGTATCTACGGGCATTATGAGGAAAAACAGGGAGCAACATATTATGAATTCGAGAAGGAAGGCTGGAGGGCGAATCCGTCCTACGGTGATATCAATAAAATACGGGTCGTAAAACCCAAAGACCTGAATTGCATTGGAATTCCGGCGAAAACATCGATCTACGATCTTGTTGGGGACGATGAAAAACTTGCATTCCTCAACAAACCCTCTCTGCTTGATGATTTTGATATAACTCCCTGA
- a CDS encoding NAD+ synthase, with protein MEILCEGCECEKIEQMIRHTFWSSGRKRIVIGISGGIDSALAGVLSSKAIGGENVYGYFLPSDVTPEKDKEDVEDLCNKFGINLAIVPISSILRSFETISGYTETKYLKGNLMVRIRMTLLYYYANLNDGLVCGTSNKTEYILGYCTKHGDEAADIQPLLHLYKTDVRRLAKEAGVPETILNKEPSAGLYTGQTDEDEIGFSYEEIDAALRSLEENGWRAAGKTEEDILEKVKNTAHKRNGPPNLLKF; from the coding sequence ATGGAAATATTATGCGAAGGCTGTGAATGCGAAAAGATCGAGCAGATGATCAGGCATACCTTCTGGTCATCAGGGAGAAAGAGGATTGTCATCGGTATTTCGGGAGGAATCGATTCAGCTCTCGCGGGAGTTCTTTCATCAAAGGCGATAGGAGGTGAGAACGTGTACGGGTATTTCCTTCCCTCCGATGTTACTCCTGAGAAAGATAAAGAAGATGTGGAGGATTTGTGCAATAAATTTGGAATAAACCTGGCAATAGTTCCTATATCCTCCATACTCCGCTCATTTGAAACAATCTCCGGGTATACCGAAACGAAATACCTTAAGGGAAATCTTATGGTGAGGATAAGGATGACGCTCCTTTATTATTATGCAAACCTGAACGACGGCCTTGTATGCGGAACTTCAAACAAGACCGAATATATCCTCGGCTACTGCACGAAACACGGGGATGAAGCAGCCGATATCCAGCCTCTTCTTCACCTGTATAAAACGGATGTCCGCAGACTGGCTAAAGAGGCAGGAGTTCCTGAAACAATACTAAATAAGGAGCCGTCCGCAGGACTTTACACTGGGCAGACGGACGAGGACGAGATCGGATTTTCATATGAAGAGATCGATGCAGCACTGAGATCTCTTGAGGAAAACGGCTGGAGGGCGGCGGGAAAGACAGAGGAAGATATACTTGAAAAAGTTAAGAACACGGCACATAAGAGAAACGGGCCGCCGAATCTTTTGAAGTTTTAA
- a CDS encoding COG1361 S-layer family protein: MKIKYMALILIIAALFIAAPASAGTKYLSGDPIITVAISGTNEFSPGDEVTIPIVIQNSGLKEMKITSSDIVDRDDNPDTAKMVTVDLLKNDAPVTVKSDPQMIGDIAAGSSTTVNFIVKIDKNAPAGEYDLLADISYQYLNYAEQFGTDSIRYYYKTVELDQELPITIKPMVVLEVSNVTTDSLNVGTEGYITMNVKNVGSESGKNAVIKLETVDGSPVIPTDASVYESVFEPGEEKTVVFKASVSDDGEAKNYPVQVVVEYTDYEGETVSSDAVTVGVDVGGKVDFEVVSEPSVLSPGEKGKITIQYENSGATTVYNAQARISAVDPFTSNDDTAYLGDIAPGEVVTAIYEVTVDDEATLKTYAIDTEIRYRDALDNSQISDSMKAQVVIEKRSGMDILTNPIVLTLVVFIIVGIGYFVWSRKKKNNE; encoded by the coding sequence ATGAAAATTAAATATATGGCTTTAATTTTGATTATTGCGGCATTATTTATTGCTGCTCCTGCATCTGCCGGAACCAAATACCTAAGCGGTGATCCGATAATTACAGTCGCGATCTCCGGCACAAACGAATTCTCACCGGGAGATGAGGTGACGATTCCTATCGTGATCCAGAATTCCGGACTGAAAGAGATGAAGATAACATCTTCGGATATTGTAGATCGCGACGATAATCCCGATACGGCGAAGATGGTCACCGTTGATCTGCTGAAAAACGACGCTCCGGTTACTGTAAAATCAGATCCCCAGATGATTGGGGATATTGCGGCAGGATCCAGTACAACCGTCAATTTTATTGTTAAGATTGATAAAAATGCACCGGCCGGCGAGTATGATCTGCTCGCGGATATCAGTTACCAGTACCTGAATTATGCAGAGCAGTTCGGGACCGACAGTATCAGATATTACTATAAAACCGTTGAACTTGATCAGGAACTTCCTATTACTATAAAACCGATGGTTGTTCTTGAGGTTTCGAATGTTACAACCGATTCTCTCAACGTAGGGACCGAGGGTTATATCACAATGAATGTGAAAAATGTCGGATCAGAGAGCGGTAAGAATGCAGTTATAAAACTTGAGACTGTTGACGGTTCACCTGTAATTCCGACAGATGCAAGTGTTTATGAAAGTGTATTCGAGCCCGGCGAAGAGAAAACGGTCGTCTTTAAGGCATCCGTATCTGATGACGGTGAAGCCAAGAACTATCCTGTTCAGGTGGTTGTCGAATATACAGACTATGAAGGTGAAACAGTATCCTCCGATGCCGTTACGGTTGGTGTCGATGTAGGAGGTAAGGTAGACTTTGAAGTGGTATCCGAGCCTTCTGTTCTCTCTCCCGGAGAAAAGGGCAAGATTACGATTCAGTATGAAAATTCCGGAGCTACTACGGTTTATAATGCACAGGCACGTATAAGTGCGGTCGATCCGTTTACAAGCAACGACGATACGGCATATCTTGGCGATATTGCACCCGGAGAGGTTGTAACGGCAATATATGAAGTCACGGTCGATGACGAGGCTACACTGAAAACCTATGCAATCGATACGGAGATCAGATACCGCGATGCGCTTGATAACAGCCAGATCTCTGATTCGATGAAGGCCCAGGTTGTTATTGAGAAGAGATCCGGTATGGATATTCTTACCAACCCAATTGTCCTTACACTGGTAGTATTCATCATTGTAGGCATAGGGTATTTTGTATGGTCAAGAAAAAAGAAGAATAATGAATAA
- a CDS encoding RIO1 family regulatory kinase/ATPase domain-containing protein — MPLSADEIKELHKYEYRILNSLEWLMKKYLWVPEDVLRKSTKLSESEMKYRLGRLMEMDMVKSSTKPYTGYQLVFKGYDALAISSLVTKGTLNALGSLIGVGKESEVYEALGLGVLVIKIHRVGQRSFQSVRLNRSYIPEWKHFPWLFASMESAKMEFTALSTLQKGGVSVPVPIAINRNVIAMSFIPGLNLNQVTLEEPQEIFDEVVENLAKAYRLGYIHSDLSEFNIMVDGEKVWLIDWPQWIEPSHPNADTILRRDINNLVNYFSKKYGLAKTTDEVINLVIG, encoded by the coding sequence ATGCCGCTCTCAGCCGACGAAATAAAGGAACTGCACAAGTACGAATACAGGATTTTAAACAGCCTCGAGTGGCTCATGAAGAAATACCTGTGGGTCCCCGAGGATGTGCTCAGGAAATCAACGAAACTCTCCGAATCCGAGATGAAATACAGGCTGGGCAGGCTGATGGAGATGGACATGGTTAAGAGCAGCACCAAACCCTATACCGGCTACCAGCTCGTATTCAAGGGATATGACGCTCTTGCAATATCGTCTCTCGTAACGAAGGGCACCCTGAACGCCTTAGGTTCGCTTATAGGCGTCGGAAAGGAGTCGGAGGTATACGAGGCGCTCGGCCTCGGTGTGCTTGTAATAAAAATTCACCGCGTGGGGCAGCGCTCTTTCCAGTCCGTAAGGCTCAACAGAAGTTACATTCCAGAGTGGAAGCATTTTCCATGGCTATTTGCATCGATGGAGTCCGCCAAGATGGAGTTTACGGCCCTCTCCACACTCCAGAAGGGAGGCGTTTCTGTCCCTGTCCCGATCGCGATCAACAGGAATGTCATAGCCATGTCGTTCATTCCCGGCTTAAACCTCAACCAGGTGACTCTCGAAGAGCCGCAGGAGATCTTCGACGAGGTCGTGGAGAACCTTGCAAAGGCCTACAGGCTCGGTTATATCCACAGCGATCTCTCTGAATTCAATATCATGGTCGATGGCGAGAAAGTCTGGCTCATCGACTGGCCGCAGTGGATAGAGCCTTCACATCCCAATGCGGATACGATACTCAGGCGTGATATCAACAACCTTGTCAACTATTTTTCAAAGAAGTACGGGCTCGCGAAGACAACTGACGAGGTAATTAATCTGGTGATCGGTTGA
- a CDS encoding TrmB family transcriptional regulator, which translates to MNPGKEKSGQLIEALKSLGLTKYEALVYIGLLQFEGASATEIHEISGVPRASVYPVLDKLSHKGLVIVSNSIPKRFEAVPPEEGIIKLKEDIELNAEYASSELQRIYISKMTPEKERQELIWTLSGHENIINKLKLSISDAKSKIQIVADRDFIKKQLEETLFRLEQKIQIEIITDQWPDEVPKGTIIRIIEDKLCECLETQYEMAGIYIIDSRKVMVIMSSPGNDPSALFSESNGFISFFTNYWKFVSYHLDKKRPVKCIQG; encoded by the coding sequence ATGAACCCAGGCAAAGAAAAATCAGGACAGTTGATAGAGGCCTTAAAATCACTGGGACTGACAAAATATGAGGCCCTGGTTTACATCGGCCTTCTTCAGTTCGAAGGTGCAAGTGCAACCGAGATACACGAGATCTCCGGCGTGCCAAGAGCATCGGTATATCCTGTCCTCGATAAACTCAGCCATAAAGGACTTGTAATAGTATCCAACAGCATACCAAAGAGATTTGAAGCAGTACCTCCGGAAGAGGGAATCATAAAACTGAAAGAAGATATTGAACTTAACGCCGAATACGCCAGTTCCGAACTTCAAAGGATCTATATAAGCAAGATGACTCCTGAAAAGGAGAGACAAGAATTAATCTGGACTCTGTCAGGCCATGAGAATATAATAAACAAGCTTAAATTATCAATAAGCGATGCAAAATCAAAAATACAAATAGTCGCAGACCGGGATTTTATCAAAAAACAGCTGGAAGAAACCCTTTTCAGGCTGGAACAAAAGATTCAGATCGAGATTATCACGGATCAATGGCCTGATGAAGTACCGAAAGGAACTATCATCCGGATTATCGAGGATAAATTGTGTGAATGCCTTGAGACCCAGTACGAGATGGCAGGGATATATATCATTGATTCCAGGAAAGTGATGGTTATAATGAGTTCACCCGGAAACGATCCTTCGGCATTATTCTCCGAATCAAACGGATTTATATCATTCTTCACAAATTACTGGAAATTCGTTTCATATCACCTGGATAAAAAACGTCCTGTGAAATGTATACAGGGCTAA
- a CDS encoding DUF460 domain-containing protein, whose amino-acid sequence MKVFGIDVIKGSVRSRTKRPVFAVVVRENREITEEGEMSLFRVLRRVAAEKPDILAVDSLQEISRDHHELYSVLGILPPETRLVQVTGGEKQVSLAVIAARYNLKFNNKFDPFVEARTIAHVAELGGGCEVIAFGGTTDIAVSRHRSIGKGGWSQNRYIRKIHGSVQQKAVEVEDALKEAILRYERIDQKGYGGLRRVEFHVHAPREHIPVSEEARADVQVRVNARRLDRIHFRPQHSKKRNIIVGVDPGTTLGIAALDLDGNLVELKSSRQMSINDWIEEISALGKPVLIASDVAHMPSSVDKIRRSFHAAGYNPPEDRTQEEKVAICSGFSYANDHERDSLAAAIEAYRTFNNKFRNIEKRIPAGFDLDTARAGIIRGLSIEQIVAGSIPRKEAVERKKEEPSAPESKKDPRISQLEGMVRNLREYVSDLQDELAEKEREIDHLGRIISDERSGRFERIKRDSEIEKRDATIKSLKSKLRKEEKRRKKFIRQIKRMKNYADLQNDQRQIPVKVVRNLTRECVRSVDDEYGIGSEDILYIEKTGGWGNAVISFLRDAGVCAVITPDQDQRLISALRDEKIPLLNSADVPVATRGSIGFAFRKDFDQALEKWKEGQEIFEKEKSAEMIESIVSEYRSEREVEARRHGRS is encoded by the coding sequence TTGAAGGTTTTCGGAATAGACGTGATCAAAGGTTCCGTCCGTTCAAGGACGAAGAGGCCGGTCTTTGCCGTTGTCGTCAGGGAGAACAGGGAGATCACCGAAGAGGGGGAGATGTCGCTCTTCAGGGTTCTTCGCAGGGTTGCGGCTGAAAAACCGGATATCCTTGCTGTCGACAGCCTCCAGGAGATCTCAAGGGATCATCATGAACTCTATTCAGTCCTCGGAATTCTCCCGCCTGAGACCAGGCTTGTGCAGGTTACCGGCGGCGAGAAGCAGGTATCGCTTGCAGTTATTGCCGCACGATACAACCTGAAGTTCAACAACAAATTCGATCCCTTTGTCGAGGCGAGGACCATCGCCCATGTGGCTGAACTCGGCGGCGGCTGTGAGGTAATAGCATTCGGGGGGACCACCGATATCGCAGTATCGCGGCACAGGTCGATAGGCAAGGGGGGCTGGAGCCAGAACCGGTATATAAGAAAGATTCACGGCTCCGTCCAGCAGAAGGCGGTTGAAGTCGAGGATGCGCTTAAGGAAGCAATCCTCAGGTACGAAAGAATCGATCAAAAAGGGTATGGCGGCCTCAGGAGAGTGGAGTTTCATGTCCATGCCCCACGGGAGCACATTCCCGTATCCGAAGAGGCGCGTGCGGATGTTCAGGTCAGAGTCAATGCGAGGAGACTCGACCGCATACATTTCAGGCCGCAGCATTCGAAGAAGAGAAATATCATAGTAGGGGTCGATCCCGGGACTACGTTAGGTATTGCGGCGCTTGATCTTGACGGAAATCTTGTCGAACTTAAAAGTTCGAGGCAGATGTCGATCAACGACTGGATCGAGGAGATATCAGCATTAGGAAAACCTGTCCTGATTGCATCCGATGTCGCCCATATGCCCTCGTCTGTCGATAAGATAAGAAGGTCGTTTCATGCAGCAGGCTATAATCCCCCTGAGGACCGGACACAGGAGGAAAAGGTTGCGATATGCTCCGGTTTTTCATATGCGAACGATCACGAGAGAGACTCTCTTGCGGCTGCGATAGAGGCATATCGGACTTTCAACAACAAGTTCAGGAATATCGAAAAGAGGATCCCTGCAGGATTTGATCTGGATACAGCCAGAGCGGGGATCATCCGTGGCCTTTCCATCGAGCAGATCGTTGCCGGTTCCATTCCCCGAAAAGAGGCGGTGGAGCGGAAGAAGGAGGAGCCTTCAGCACCTGAGAGTAAAAAAGACCCGAGGATCTCGCAGCTTGAAGGGATGGTCCGGAACCTCAGGGAGTACGTTTCCGATCTCCAGGACGAACTTGCCGAGAAGGAGAGGGAGATCGATCATCTCGGAAGGATTATCAGCGACGAGAGGTCAGGGCGTTTTGAGAGGATAAAACGTGATTCGGAGATAGAAAAGCGTGACGCAACGATAAAGTCGCTGAAGTCGAAACTCCGGAAGGAAGAGAAGCGGAGGAAGAAATTCATAAGGCAGATAAAGCGCATGAAAAACTATGCGGATCTCCAGAACGATCAGCGGCAGATCCCCGTGAAGGTAGTCCGGAACCTAACCCGCGAGTGTGTACGATCGGTCGACGACGAATACGGTATCGGTTCCGAAGACATCCTGTATATCGAAAAGACAGGAGGGTGGGGCAATGCCGTCATATCGTTCCTTAGGGATGCAGGAGTCTGTGCAGTCATAACACCCGATCAGGATCAGCGGCTGATAAGTGCCCTGAGGGATGAAAAGATCCCCCTGCTCAACTCAGCCGATGTCCCGGTGGCTACGAGGGGAAGCATAGGATTTGCATTCAGGAAAGACTTCGACCAGGCGCTTGAAAAATGGAAAGAGGGCCAGGAGATATTTGAAAAGGAGAAGTCCGCGGAGATGATCGAGTCGATTGTGAGCGAATACAGGTCCGAGAGAGAGGTGGAGGCAAGAAGGCATGGACGATCGTGA
- a CDS encoding ATP-binding protein: protein MKCSKCGSDAVLFQDYSGMHLCESHFTADFEGRAKKAIRKYRWISQGDRIAVAMSGGKDSSALLHFLAKTFGERRDITIFAISIDEGICGYRDMKPVEKIAERYGVSFHSVSFKDAYGFTLDEIVAKQGDRISCSRCGVLRRHLLNKTARELGATKIALGFNLDDEAQSVLMNALRGDAETLVRRQVPREGFIPRIRPFIHLPEREVALYALLNVEGFIEAGCPYSKKALRADVREILNIYNYRHPAAKYALVNLGEGLKGNEGDNKTEPSICPECGEPVFGECQACRIVMEMKR from the coding sequence ATGAAGTGTTCAAAGTGCGGCAGTGACGCCGTACTGTTCCAGGACTACTCGGGAATGCACCTCTGCGAGAGTCATTTTACAGCGGACTTCGAAGGCCGGGCGAAGAAGGCGATACGAAAATATCGCTGGATCTCCCAGGGAGACAGGATAGCCGTGGCGATGAGCGGAGGAAAGGACTCAAGCGCCCTACTGCACTTCCTCGCCAAAACATTCGGCGAACGAAGAGACATCACCATATTCGCCATCTCGATCGATGAAGGGATCTGCGGTTACAGGGATATGAAACCTGTCGAAAAGATCGCCGAAAGATACGGGGTTTCATTCCATTCGGTCTCATTCAAAGATGCATATGGGTTCACCCTTGACGAGATCGTAGCGAAGCAGGGCGACAGGATATCCTGCTCCCGATGCGGGGTTTTAAGGAGGCATCTTCTCAACAAAACCGCAAGAGAACTTGGAGCAACGAAGATCGCGCTCGGTTTCAACCTGGACGACGAGGCGCAGTCGGTCCTGATGAATGCGCTCAGGGGCGATGCCGAAACCCTCGTCCGCAGACAGGTGCCGAGAGAAGGATTCATTCCGAGAATAAGGCCTTTCATCCATCTCCCGGAGAGAGAGGTCGCACTATATGCATTGCTCAACGTTGAAGGCTTCATTGAAGCGGGGTGTCCATATTCAAAAAAGGCCCTCCGGGCCGATGTCAGGGAGATCCTTAATATATACAACTACAGGCACCCGGCTGCAAAATATGCTCTCGTGAATCTCGGAGAAGGATTAAAAGGAAACGAGGGAGATAATAAGACAGAGCCATCGATCTGCCCGGAATGCGGGGAACCCGTGTTTGGGGAGTGCCAGGCGTGCAGGATTGTCATGGAGATGAAGAGATGA
- the thiL gene encoding thiamine-phosphate kinase, giving the protein MDDRELLRSIAGIVGREKVLDDCASYPLGSKMIVASTDMLHESTDFPKGMTDRQIGWMSAAVTISDIASSGAAPLFILVAVGLDRPERLEGIMKGASECCEFYETEIRGGDIDSHDELTVVTTGFGIADEDCYITRSGCSPGDLVYILGNPGEAQAALEGDIRYWLSLVEPHPFVSEALLIAKAGASAMMDVSDGLALSLYDLADASGTGFEILAERIPLSPGVISEQALYGGGDFGLLFTCDPGMMPVPEVEAVCIGRVIDSPGVFLDGAAVERRGYLHRWEHKEDEV; this is encoded by the coding sequence ATGGACGATCGTGAGCTTTTAAGATCCATTGCAGGCATAGTCGGCAGGGAGAAGGTACTCGACGACTGTGCGTCATATCCGCTGGGATCGAAGATGATCGTGGCAAGCACGGATATGCTCCACGAGAGCACTGATTTCCCAAAGGGCATGACCGATCGCCAGATCGGATGGATGTCCGCAGCCGTTACAATATCCGATATCGCTTCGTCGGGTGCCGCTCCGCTTTTCATCCTTGTCGCAGTCGGCCTCGACAGACCGGAAAGGCTTGAGGGGATCATGAAAGGAGCCAGTGAATGCTGCGAATTTTACGAAACGGAGATCCGAGGCGGGGATATCGATTCTCATGATGAGCTTACCGTAGTTACGACAGGTTTTGGCATTGCGGATGAGGACTGCTATATCACCCGCAGCGGGTGTTCGCCCGGGGACTTAGTATACATCCTGGGGAACCCGGGAGAAGCGCAGGCGGCGCTGGAAGGCGATATAAGGTACTGGCTTTCTCTTGTCGAACCGCATCCTTTCGTATCCGAGGCACTTCTTATTGCGAAGGCCGGTGCATCGGCGATGATGGATGTCTCCGACGGTCTTGCATTATCGCTCTATGATCTGGCCGATGCATCGGGAACGGGTTTTGAGATATTAGCTGAACGCATTCCTCTTTCTCCCGGGGTAATCTCAGAGCAGGCCCTGTATGGCGGCGGAGACTTTGGCCTTCTCTTTACCTGCGATCCCGGTATGATGCCCGTGCCTGAAGTGGAGGCGGTGTGCATAGGCCGTGTTATAGATTCTCCCGGTGTATTTCTCGACGGTGCGGCTGTAGAAAGACGCGGTTATCTTCACAGGTGGGAACATAAGGAGGATGAAGTTTGA